A genomic window from Fusarium oxysporum Fo47 chromosome VIII, complete sequence includes:
- a CDS encoding Snf7-domain-containing protein: MTQHHQRLAAADSTTSRRFEITVPYLHLYTNSTPPFGHLYSCVIGAGISYFLVHPTAAMETFKSLFAKPDPQAQMRKCNALMRQNIRKIDRDIQTVKQVEYKTKNLILQADKRAQRDPSRAKQAQQEVRDFARELVRARKTSARLITSKAQLNSVQMQVQEAFAVRKIEGSIRASVGIMKDVNSLIRLPELAGTMQELSVELMKAGIIEEMVEDSLPADGDMLMEDEEADGEVDKVLGEILKDRKQPALPVAPVPEPQKPQEEEEEEEDPEAMMDQMRNRLEALRS; this comes from the exons ATGacccaacatcatcaacgactGGCTGCGGCTGATTCGACGACATCAAGACGTTTCGAG ATCACTGTACCGTACTTGCACCTCTACACGAATTCTACTCCGCCATTTGGCCATCTTTACAGTTGCGTCATTGGCGCAGGCATTTCCTACTTCCTTGTCCATCCAACCGCCGCCATGGAAACATTCAAATCTCTATTTGCGAAGCCTGATCCTCAGGCCCAG ATGCGCAAATGCAATGCGTTGATGAGGCAAAACATCCGCAAGATCGATCGAGATATCCAGACTGTGAAACAAGTCGAATACAAGACGAAGAACCTCATCCTCCAAGCCGATAAGCGAGCCCAGCGCGACCCATCTCGCGCCAAGCAAGCCCAACAAGAAGTTCGCGACTTTGCTCGTGAGCTCGTTCGCGCCCGAAAGACCTCAGCACGCCTCATCACATCCAAGGCACAGCTCAACTCGGTGCAGATGCAGGTGCAGGAGGCCTTTGCTGTACGAAAGATTGAAGGGTCCATTCGAGCGAGTGTCGGTATTATGAAGGATGTTAACTCGCTTATCCGTCTACCGGAACTGGCTGGTACCATGCAAGAACTAAGTGtggagttgatgaaggcggGCATCATCGAGGAGATGGTCGAGGACTCGCTTCCTGCTGACGGTGACATGCTTAtggaggacgaggaggccGACGGAGAGGTTGACAAAGTCTTGGGGGAGATTCTCAAGGACCGCAAGCAGCCCGCTCTGCCTGTGGCGCCTGTACCGGAGCCACAGAAACCccaggaggaagaggaggaggaagaagatccagaagctATGATGGACCAGATGCGCAACCGGTTAGAGGCGCTTCGAAGTTAG
- a CDS encoding Hsp90 cochaperone SBA1, protein MSDTVYPEVLWAQRSSVADASKNFIYLTISVPDVPKDSLTLDLQPTKLTFTGTSSTLKKKYHVELEFWGEIDPAESKINHTAKNVEIKLQKKELKEEYWPRLLKDSKRVHFLKTDFDKWVDEDEQNEAPEDDFSQFGGMGGMPGMGDMGGDFGGIDFSKLGGGGAGFPGAEGAGDELDEEDDDDDMPALEGDDKKEAAPAAASASTEKKD, encoded by the exons ATGTCTGACACTGTTTACCCCGAAG TCCTCTGGGCCCAGCGATCCTCCGTCGCCGACGCCTCCAAGAACTTCATCTACCTTACCATCTCTGTCCCTGATGTGCCCAAGGACAGCCTTACTCTCGACCTTCAGCCTACCAAGCTCACCTTCACCGGCACCTCATCCACTCTCAAGAAGAAGTACCATGTCGAGCTCGAGTTCTGGGGCGAGATCGACCCCGCTGAGAGCAAGATCAACCACACTGCCAAGAATGTTGAGATAAAGCTGCAAaagaaggagctcaaggaggagTACTGGCCCAGATTGCTCAAGGACTCCAAGCGCGTCCACTTCCTCAAGACCGACTTCGACAAGTGggttgacgaggatgagcAGAACGAGGCCCCTGAGGACGACTTCTCTCAGTTCGGTGGCATGG GCGGCATGCCTGGTATGGGAGACATGGGTGGTGACTTTGGCGGTATCGACTTCTCCAAGTTGGGAGGTGGCGGTGCTGGCTTCCCTGGTGCCGAGGGCGCTGGTGATGAGCtcgacgaagaggatgacgacgacgacatgCCTGCCCTCGAGGGCgacgacaagaaggaggccgCCCCCGCCGCTGCCTCCGCTTccaccgagaagaaggactaA